The Clostridioides sp. ES-S-0010-02 genome window below encodes:
- a CDS encoding AAA family ATPase, with protein sequence MSTIHINGISIKNYRSFRDEKVIVFPDEQYNKPVAIVGYNNSGKTNLLNSILFGITEKYVTKDTFKLDDFHNRDINNIPNIFTGITASKEVKKDGKYADLTGYHFLNIKLDGYEIESAKIESYKNMERNDKNYEAFGANKYYKIFYVNFHEIKKEISTKKTSWGNVTSFLAKHIKNIVDSDKEMLGKKVNFKDDIKKSTENVIEDSNLHKFLNKIQENYSRNLRDNNCNIEFGLPEYEDIFLEMMFKIGLNGDLENLVPIDHFGDGYISMFVMAVIQAIAEENEGDRCLFIFEEPESFLHENHQEYFYKAVLCGLAENGHQVIYTTHSDKMIDIFDTKGLIRVEFDEELKQTEIKYNKAKEDFLCESNELVDKIKDYNDYIKIIEPNLNKIIFSRKVILVEGPNDMMVYKEAIRNKILDKTGDIKFADTYLNFNNISIIPHHGKITALVLIKLCKHLGIEYFAINDFDFESDVVNKLAKLYTEEEYKESKLYLEEIKTLVSKNIKGEERSETTKKGMLTTNWQLINEAGIDQIHFNIPKLECVIGYNSNDKDSIGIWKTINDIKEFKEDLFPQKLIDFLELDKIECRTKVNI encoded by the coding sequence ATGAGTACAATTCATATTAACGGCATATCGATAAAAAATTATAGATCATTTAGAGATGAGAAAGTAATTGTATTTCCTGATGAACAGTATAATAAACCAGTAGCTATAGTAGGATATAATAATTCTGGTAAAACTAATTTATTAAATTCAATATTATTTGGTATTACTGAAAAGTATGTAACTAAAGATACATTTAAATTAGATGATTTTCATAATAGAGATATAAATAATATACCTAATATATTTACAGGAATAACTGCATCTAAAGAAGTTAAAAAGGATGGTAAATATGCAGACCTAACAGGGTATCATTTTCTTAATATTAAATTAGATGGATATGAGATTGAAAGTGCTAAAATAGAGTCATATAAAAATATGGAGCGAAACGATAAAAATTATGAAGCTTTTGGGGCTAATAAATATTATAAAATCTTTTATGTTAATTTTCATGAGATAAAAAAAGAGATATCAACAAAGAAAACTAGTTGGGGAAATGTTACTTCATTCTTAGCAAAACATATAAAAAATATAGTTGATTCAGATAAAGAGATGCTAGGAAAGAAAGTAAACTTTAAAGATGATATAAAAAAATCAACAGAAAATGTTATTGAAGACTCTAATCTGCATAAATTTTTAAATAAAATACAAGAAAATTACTCTAGAAATTTACGAGATAATAATTGTAATATCGAGTTTGGTTTGCCGGAATATGAAGACATTTTTTTAGAAATGATGTTTAAAATTGGTTTAAATGGAGATTTAGAAAACTTAGTACCAATTGATCATTTTGGGGATGGATACATATCAATGTTTGTAATGGCGGTAATTCAGGCTATTGCAGAAGAAAATGAAGGAGACAGGTGTTTATTTATATTTGAAGAACCTGAAAGTTTCCTTCATGAAAATCATCAAGAATATTTTTATAAGGCTGTGTTATGTGGACTTGCGGAAAATGGTCATCAGGTAATATACACAACACATTCTGACAAAATGATAGATATATTTGACACAAAAGGCCTAATAAGAGTTGAGTTTGATGAAGAACTTAAACAAACAGAAATTAAGTACAATAAAGCTAAAGAAGATTTTTTATGTGAAAGCAATGAACTTGTAGATAAAATAAAGGATTATAATGATTACATAAAGATAATTGAACCAAATTTAAACAAGATAATATTTAGTCGAAAAGTTATTTTAGTAGAGGGGCCAAATGATATGATGGTTTACAAAGAAGCTATTAGAAATAAGATTTTAGATAAAACTGGTGATATAAAATTTGCGGATACATATTTAAATTTTAATAATATATCAATCATACCTCATCATGGAAAAATAACAGCCTTAGTTTTAATAAAGTTATGTAAGCACCTTGGTATAGAGTATTTTGCCATAAATGATTTTGATTTTGAATCGGATGTTGTAAATAAATTAGCTAAGCTTTATACCGAAGAGGAATATAAAGAAAGTAAACTTTACTTAGAGGAAATAAAGACATTAGTATCTAAAAATATTAAAGGTGAAGAAAGAAGTGAAACAACTAAAAAAGGAATGCTAACAACTAATTGGCAATTAATAAATGAAGCTGGTATAGATCAAATTCATTTCAATATACCTAAGTTAGAGTGTGTAATAGGATATAATAGTAATGATAAAGATAGTATAGGTATATGGAAAACTATTAATGATATTAAAGAATTTAAAGAAGATTTATTTCCACAAAAACTAATAGATTTTTTAGAACTTGATAAAATCGAATGTAGAACTAAAGTTAACATATAA